The genomic DNA ttttttattctgtgtacagtttctTTCTAGAGGAATTAGGgtgaaatatttttaaagtaacaaTGAGCTTCAGTGCTTTTTGAAACCATGGATAGAAAAAAGCATAAATCAGTGGATTAAATGTGGAATTAACGTAAGACAAACATAAAACAGCATCCATCACTACTCGTGGAATctttacattgaaaaataagtaAAGCATGTCAGCTATGTAGTAAGGGAGGCAGCAACCTATAAAGACACCCATTACTATTCCTAGCGTTTTAGCAGCTTTGTGCTCTCTGTTGCGCTGTGCTCTTCTTCTACTGTTTTCAAGTGTAAATGTTCTGTCTtccattatttgtattagtcTTGCTTGGTTTCTGGCAACAGTGTAAATGCATGCATATATCCCAATCATGACAAAacaaggtaaaaaaaaagttagtaaATCCAGGTATATCCAAATGTTATTATAAAGAACTACACAGGCACCCTCACATGATAACATTGCAGCCAATTCCTGAAGACTTTGGTCATTGGATGAGGAGAAAAACACTGCAAAGCTATATAATGCTCCCAATACCCACGCAAAACTAATAAAAATCCAGGCTACTCTGATGTTGATTTTGTTTGCATAATGAAGAGGCTCACACACTGCATAGTAGCGATCAATAGCAATAAAACACAAGTGAAAAACGGAagtattgcaaaacaaatttgtaatACATACATGAAAGTAGCAAAAAAATGATCCATAATACCAACAATTTTCAACCATAATGATCATACTGAATGGAAGAACAAAAATGCCGAGAATTAAATCAACAATTGCTAGAGAAAGAACCAACAGATTATTTGGTGAATGAAGCTGCTTGAAATGAGAGATGGAAATAATCACAACCAGATTGCCACCAATTGTGATCAGCAATGTtagcacaaacacaaaatacataactgCTCTTTCAACAACTGATCTGGAGTGTTTAATGCAGGATCTGGTAACATTTTCATAGCAGTACTCTACTGAGTCCATCTGAATGAAGGATGAATTCATCTTGTAGAGGTTGGAAGTGAGATATTGGTGAATCCACAAGATGCAAGTTCAGTCAgaagtaaaagaaaataaaaatctgtttaGAGAAagatgtttaaattaaatgcatttacttTCATAAAATCCaaaatgtctaattatttttaatctatttaaatattaaaatacaaatgcttataatattgaaaaaatcAGGAAGATGGTTGCATTATAAGTTGCTGTTGCATTATAACTTGCTGTGTTGCCTGAGGTTATTCACTCTCAGGATACTGTAATTCACTAAAAGACAAAGCAAATCACTGCAATCTACATAATGAacttaaaacacaaatataaccAAAATTTTGTGTGCTACTATTAGTAAAATACATTACCTTATCACATAACAACTTCTTCATTGATGAAGACCCTGTGTGTACTTCCCATCTTCTGGATTCCCTGAATGTGTTGACTCCTGGTTGTAAAGCAGACTTATATACAGTGTGAGAGCTCCCTGGAGTTCAGTGACACTTGGATATCTTGGGAGATAATTAAATGTGATGGGTTATGAAGACTAGTTGTACTCATCATTTCAGACCACAGTGAAGCAATGGGTGAGTGGTGTGTAATGTAACAAATGTACCACTTTACATTGACTGCTATGCTAATGTAAAATGCTTCATATAGTTTTTATAATTCATAAATACATGAttgtttttgatttaaaaaaaatagtttttaactCGTATTAGTGCCTGAAGAACTGGTTGTAAAGCAGacttacactgatcagccataacattatgaccactgacaggtgaataatcttgttatcatggcacatgtcagtgggtgggatacagtgggggaaaaaagtatttgatcccctgctgattttgtacgtttgcccactgacaaagaaatgatcagtctacaattttaatggtaggtgtattttaacagtgagagacagaataacaacaaaaaaatccagaaaaacgcatttcaaataagttataaattgatttgcatgttaatgagggaaataagtattagaccccttcgacttagtacttggtggcaaaacccttgttggcaatcacagaggtcagacgtttcttgtagttgtccaccaggtttgcacacatctcaggagggattttgtcccactcctctttgcagatcctttccaagtcattaaggtttcgaggctgacgtttggcaactcgaaccttcagctccctccacagattttctatgggattaaggtctggagactggctaggccactccaggaccttaatgtgcttcttcttgagccactcctttgttgtcttggctgtgtgttttgggtcattgtcatgctggaaaacccatccacgacccattttcaatgccctggctgagggaaggaggttctcacccaagatttgacggtacatggccccgaccatcgtccctttgatgcggtgcagttgtcctgtccccttagcagaaaaacacccccaaagcataatgtttccacctccatgtttgacggtggggatggtgttcttggggtcattcctcctcctccaaacacggcgagttgagttgatgccaaagagctcgattttggtctcatctgaccacaacactttcacccagttctcctctgaatcattcgggtgttcattggcaaacttcagacgggcctgtacatgtgctttcttgagcagggggaccttgcgggcgctgcaggatttcagtccttcacggcgtagtgtgttaccaattgttttcttggtgactatggttccagctgccttgagatcattaacaagatcctcccatgtagttctgggctgattcctcaccgttctcatgatcattgaaactccacgaggtgagatcttgcatggagccccagaccgagggagactgacagttattttgtgtttcttccatttgcgaataatcgcaccaactgttgtcaccttctcaccaagctgcttggcgatggtcttgtagcccattccagccttgtgtaggtctacaatcttgtccctgacatccttggccagctctttggtcttggccatggtggagagtttggaatctgattgattgattgcttctgtggacaggtgtcttttatacaggtaacgagctgagattaggagctattatttttaagtcatatcgcccagccctactacCTACATATTACATGCATTGTGTTGCTTCTTAcagaatacaaaagtaaatctTAAGTTGTCACTTTCTTGCTCAGTAATTCCTGTTGTTACATATAgtatacaaaagtcagcaaaatctgttatttttacaaattcagtttacatATACTTCTGTTGCATTTTTACTTCTAAACATTGCACATTCTAGAAATCTCTCttaagagaagggcaatggacttattcttacttcatggctcttattctattcatttgaataatttgacatctctcccaaaagtacattatgaattaaactatcaatacaagtgaagactctgtataggaaagttgaagaaagtgttttgtgataattgtatagtgttttatattaacactagcattagaagtagcttgtatacagactgagcagattagctttagcaggctaagcaaaaggtcaacaaggttcatttgttagaaactcctgtcagtaataaaagatcacacagtgccgaaatagcctactgctgttttgttgaaaatctgtttgtaacttaattgtttctccagataggcaggaattgtttctgttaatgagtgattgacactaggtaaatgacgactgtgggatcgcatcttcctagtgcacatcaaagacagacatctgctttttggatccatcgCGGTACGACAGATCGTAAACAGACCCGGaattgtatcttctgattggatgaacgaccataagatttcacgtcactttcctataaagctgcactcatgtttgtaaacattaagttctcactgaaggaattttcctgacgtggtgcttccgagccagcttgattaaagttctatttgctttatctccaggacttctccacttatttccgagacggttctacaacaAGGATTTACTGTATGCTACTGTGGACGCCATTTGAgctgtttcacaatgtattgtagATTTCTATAATCTGggaaacctttaattataatcttttaacttatttctccattaatcAACCATCAGTCTTGTTACATCAGTTCTCCACACTTCCCCAGTTTGCctacagaggtcatcatcacctgaATTCTAACCCTGTCTTTCACATTCTCCAGCACAATGATCAAtcacccaattaacattcctcagcaCCATGTGCACATGCACCATCAACACTCtactcccattggaccagcactaCACCTCACCGtcccctgcttccctctgctctgtaTTTAAACCTCCTGTTAGTTTTATTCAATGCTAAGTCATGTCAGTTTACTTGCATTTCCAAGTGTTCCGCTTGTGTATGGATTACATGTGTTCTTGACCTTTGTTTATGCCCACTGGATTGCCCGCTCTACTACCTGTGGCCCCCACTACTCCTATTGCCTCCATTGCTTTGTTTGCCGTctctttgacctggactgttaTACATGCTTCTTCCCACACCTGAGTCTTACACTTTCCTGACTGTTTGCATAGGCAGTCATGAcaggtctgttcaagatgccgtgtggctgtctttaaagccacaacctcggcctactgtgtctcaatgagAACACCACGGTCTTCTCCATATGTACCTTTGCCAGAATGGcaacatcggttccttcagtaTACGATTCTTATTGTGCATATCTTCCATGTGGCATAAATCcatcatctgaagacacaatgtgtagATTTGCACGACATtggagatcctccttataaaaggcatctctaacAGATGTACAGTAGTTCACATttgcacaatctataaggtttacAGTATAGggacaattaaaaacaataataatcttgGTTCCAATTTATCACATGATTTCAGTatagcactcagctgtcgtcagcagcatcatatctcctgtgttttattgaatcaactttacttcctagtgtaaatactttttttgtgtggagctgtcaaactttcaaaacaatgtgcttgtCTCTTTCCTTtgtatgtaatttaaatatctaagcccattgtctttattttagttttacccatttttttttctttgaataaaccttcatctttaatAATGGGTTACataattccatccttattctACAAACTAAACCTTGTGTTGACTGCTGTACAGATCTTTGTATAAACATTAACATCtttattttctcaaaagttAGGACAAAATTAACACTGTTCCAAGGCCAATTCCAATAGACttaagtagatagtagggttttttgggcgcggcctattttgttatgacgtatgccctaagcttattaatattcctacgtcataattggggggcgtgattttaggtagagttatttcctacgtcatatccgtcagaaagtgtacacccataaaaccctgaacaacaaggccacccataaatacccccacccctctgaaggcaacgccccgaaactctcctctctatttaagaacccacgctgcttttaggcaatacctctttaattctcagcatctgaaacatcccgcttcttcaacatgtccagcgacatcaacatgaaaccccgcaagaaacaatcccgggcaagggttcctgtactcaccaatttgaagattgaacgctcctgggtgttgttctggggggctcgacggggttaccgctttaaaagggatcccagctatgttggagtggagctttttgctttgggagagaaggagggtacgttggaacattttgagacggtgattgaatactcttatgaggactggttgaaggtgatggcctggagagacctggggcttgtggataagactctagaaggcttgcaagagggtccaagagaatgcgaaacggagtctccgactcagggttttgaaaggtgtgaatgggaaagcttgcagaactacggtagagtggtgaagagtctatctctaactacagatcgtaaggttttgtttagcagtaccctgattacaaaccctattgaagggggtgtggaggatccagaaaaacaggttactgaaattatgtttgacgccgtggactggccgttcttgaaaaaggtcataaactgtataaatgatggttttgacatcttgaccaaatgttcgcaactggattcgtttagaaggagaatatgctggattatggattatatatcccccttgaatgacgacgacgatgataaaacagacgacgtgtggggttttggaggggggtctgatggctcaggggctactctcttctaagagggcggtgtgtcgtgacgtagtgaagagataggataaaaggcgcaacaattcattcatggtttaaaattaaagagaatgtcttacccgaaagctgcagacgtcgacaggctctacaggcctcttcaaacccgggatcacccctggttctattccccagattttgtatacactccggaaccctgcggttaccctccaagacctcagaccccggtccctcaggacgaaacaacatgcgaagcgatggatgtccaaatgagtcttggggatccccagcctctggagctcatggagggcctcgattttgccgaactgtctaccgtctgtgcgtctcaggagggggtcagtccaatggatgtagaaacaccccacaaaccaccaggcgacccaatgagcatcggactgtcccgggggcgtgatgaagatgcaggatttatgcctggggtatgtgaccaagtaagcagagtggttaaaagcaccctggtgtatattctgagtgctctcatcgaccgagctctgaaagaagtctgtcgggggtgtgaagtgaatcaccccagtcagttgagacacagttgtttgtttgaaccagaccgttactatttcctgttctatttcaacgtgttttacagaagactgaacaaaccgtggctgaaaccggcactaatcaaggcgctgtcttactcccacatacatgtcactgcgggacaagtccagaaaatcatagatgagattttgctggagctgaaaaaggagccgtttataatagagaaacttggtcagctgctcaatgacctggatgagccgagtagaaaaaacgctggcaagctaaaagcttatttcttctgtaaagaagttaaagctgggggcagcgacgaagaattcgacatctacgccactgattcagactctgacctgaactaagggactttgaacatggggaatgttctggactgcttctgcaactggttctgtcatcaacactctgcagctaacctgagagcgctattacaccatgtgcttgacagaaaagtagccaatgcgagccttttctctacagatttaaccatcgatgaggatcaactttcaaacctggaaaagttaatggctgctgtaacaaagaccggggggtacgaacactgggatgaagtgctcaagggggccaagaatgatattaggccatttcatcaacatctgtatgaccttttactgagcatgtttaatacccctctgtttacttttaaaataggtcatattgttgttttatttacatatgtaactgaggtgtgtgcctacaagataaagaaacaggtatttgttgatatagatcaagtaaccaatcatctgatttatttttgtctggaccgtagaaaaaattgttgtgtatgttatacttttctcaaatgtctaaaaaggtgtatctgctctcctgaagttaaataaaaaaccttgtataaaaactttgcacatagtgtgggtctgtgtggttatttgacagaatgactcggcaagctccccaaatgcaggaactatactacaacccagccaagattgggggtttggcgggtaagaagggttttcaaagaggactcgctgaggccggagtgaaggttaatgatgtggttgtttcagaatggttacgggaacaagacgcctataccttacataaacctctcaggattaactttaaaagaaaccgcgtatatgcaactgacatagactcacaatggcaaatggatctagtcgatatgtcaaatttatcaaaacataacaatggtcacaaatttatgttgatgtgtatcgatgtgttatcaaaatatgcctgggctcgcattctacataataaaacaggtcgggcggtgacaagggcctttgaggatatattgtcccagggtcgatgtcctaaaaaactgcagactgataaagttaaagagtttctcaacagagaatttcagaatctactgaagagacacaaaatacatcatttcaccaccggtaatgagttTAAGGcctcggtagtggagaggtttaaccgcaccataaagaccaaaatgtggagatattttacagcggtcaacacgttcaagtattttgataaagttcaggattttatcgatgcttacaaccaagggtatcacaccagtattaaaatgaagcctatagatgttgatcaaagtaattcttttaaggtctataaaaaattatacggaccatttattaagaagggaaaaattacttataagttcaacatcggtgatgtggttcgcgtttcaaagctaaggagtacttttgccaaaggttatgaacaaacattttctgacgaatattttacagttaccgaacagttggctagagatccccccgtgtaccggttaaaagactatgacggggaggatatagaaggaacgttttacgaattCGAGTTACAAAAagttattgtgggtaaagacagtgtatacagagttgaaaagatattagctgaaaaaacccagaaccagaaaaaatatgtgttggtgaaatggcttggatggcctgaaaagttcaatagttgggtcccggaacaacaggtttgcgatattcaatccttattacaacatgcccgcgggtgtgttgggggcattactttcgatactcaagatggaatcaggaggcttctacgtgactctacccagtaacgcctctctcgatatataccctaaaaatgaaatatccagttacacggtacaatttggaaaatctatagatctaagggggtcgtgggaagtggggttagcggaaatacagtatccttacacttgggctgttttacaagataaggatgccaccatttttgatgatgttaaaaagagtcaatggacattcacgatacaaggaggttattatgacaatgtggataaaatattagatgagatgcataaacagttctcagaaggcacccccaacatcaagctatattacaaccctattaaaaacagagtgtacaaggtgtcaaaaccaggtattagcattcaaaccagcggccaactggggcgtatattagggttctattctgacacagagagcaggttctcagaagtggtggcccccttcccggctgacatcaggggcggcttttacactctttatgtgtatacggatatcataacacaccagagggtcggggatagttatgtcccccttttgagaaatgtacttattaaaggtaaaagcaatgacatggtcacaattacttatgacaagccacactacgtaccagtctcaaagacccactttgacaacatcacgatcgaagtaaaatcggatcagaatatcaacgtacccttccgcttcggtaaagttattgtcaaactacattttcgacccctgaaacagtgtgtacattattaaaatggctacctcgaggggttatgtagatcctagcacCTATGTGGATtgttacaagatgcaagccgggaacggcttgcccggttttgtaggagcccccacaatgtatggcgccggtctaggaggactctttcgtggtctctttagaatggccgtacccctgcttaagagaggctttgctatagccagaccccacttgaaatcagcggctaaaaatattgttagtgacgtgttcaccaatgttatgaaccgggcagctagccatgagcatcaggagggttcgggtctcatggtaatggcgaggagggggggtaaaagaagaaacagcatgtgtccaccagggcgacgaagatccgtggctaacaaaaaatgaagaatctctcattctccaacatatcgtggaacatgtcttttgtccacagtctatcggaagaatgcgtcaaatcagaactggatctgtttacagttccatacactcaaacgagtatagataagagcatatatgtagagattccccctctttccgcaatttcagacacggcccctctggagttttttatagctggcaatggcgaggattatattgatttgaataacacatttattttaatgaactgtaaagtgactgatgaggatggcgatgcaatcgagaagacggccaacgctggggtcatcaattacccggtggccaccatgttttcacaggtggatgtgaccctgggagatcggctcattagtcaaagcagcaatacttacccctatagagccatgatggagtgtatccttaattatagtgaggagaccctaagcaaacagttcagccccggccttttcttctaagacaccccggaagctatagacgacaaggatccagagggactcaataagggtttgcaaaaaagaacggccttttcaacagaagggaggacctttgagctaatgggacatatccatgcagacatatttttccaagaaaaactcatgctcaacggggtagacattaaaattaaaatgatccgtagtaaaagtgctttttgtctgatgacccctgatactgaaaaatataaactgaccatattatcggcctcgctgtttgtgaaaaaagtgtccgtctccccggcggttaaactaggacacgcgcaggcgttaatgacggcaaacgccaagtacccgatcgaaagagtctatatgaaagtccacagtatccccgcagggacacgggtgatgaaccaggaaaatctgtatctaggacagctcccaaaacaggttattataggtctcgtggataaggatgcatttaccggggtttacaacaagaacccctttaactttaaacattataacgcggaatttatagcattgtacgtcgatggtgtgcaggttccatccagaccttttcaacctgactttgaaaacggcaacacggttcgtgaatattacagtctagtactggctacgggtcgccatctcaaggatcaacctctgctgatcgatcgccgggaatactgcagcggttacaccctgtacggtttcaacctgacccctgacgaagagtgtggacaacatttttcactgatgaagacgggcaatatgcgtttggagatgtgtttcaagcagcctctaccacacactgtaaatgtggtcgtgtatgctgtgtttgacaacattattgaggtgaatcagaggagaaacgttctgtatgattattattaaaatgaacaccagagagctcaaccacatcatgaatgccctggccggctcacggaaactgtttcaaggagtctacacctgcgaccagctgcctaaatttaagatcaagaatttacctgcaatgtacataatcaacacacaccctaaaaatatgcccggagaacattggctggctatttatctaagggaggaccaccgtggtgaattttttgattcctatggaaaccccccggatttcagacctttccctcggaagatcaataactttctgctcaacaactgtcaagaaaccatttacagcggtcttcaagtacaaagtcttcagaccttcacttgtggtcaacactgtgtttttcttatatcatagatctaaaggaaggtcataccctgatattatggccttgtacagtgaggatttagaccaaaatgataaaaaagtggcagagtttgtcaggacactgtggacccccccttataacacaatgacttacgaccctagccagccatgtatacagatggggtgttcttgtgaggattttaaaagatgtcatgcgtgttaaggtgaaaaaataatgaaaacagccattgaatcattagttttgtttttattcaacacaattcttatacaaagcaggggttatgttataaataaatgtacaacatttgaaaaaaaaaaataaaaataaaaaattgtttgtcgggtcattatttacaggggagacaaataaaaacatgagattaataagcttcccaacgatggatagatcctgaggatggtcgctcagctcggtcagagtaatgagatatcggagtcagatcagtctccacctctttacacagacggattttttgtcgcgtttcctggttaggaactgttgattggggcatgttcagacaggccatcgcctgtaggaaagcattccagcctacaggtcggcgactatcgggtaccttattagtgctagtgacactcttcaacaaatcaaacatgtgtgaacctttgatcagttgtcctttaaaaacaaattcaccctgttcattccaagccgttacccgcggtttctgaaccattttgtgcacgatatattctgcatgtcttttgcttctggccggcatgtttctcaaaacatccgttacaacatctccctctgaactctcaacaggttcggtcaccgcaacatctttatcaaccgtaccccccgcatcagccccagaaccattttcttgagaggccatggttaaagt from Amia ocellicauda isolate fAmiCal2 chromosome 1, fAmiCal2.hap1, whole genome shotgun sequence includes the following:
- the LOC136771841 gene encoding trace amine-associated receptor 13c-like; this encodes MNSSFIQMDSVEYCYENVTRSCIKHSRSVVERAVMYFVFVLTLLITIGGNLVVIISISHFKQLHSPNNLLVLSLAIVDLILGIFVLPFSMIIMVENCWYYGSFFCYFHVCITNLFCNTSVFHLCFIAIDRYYAVCEPLHYANKINIRVAWIFISFAWVLGALYSFAVFFSSSNDQSLQELAAMLSCEGACVVLYNNIWIYLDLLTFFLPCFVMIGIYACIYTVARNQARLIQIMEDRTFTLENSRRRAQRNREHKAAKTLGIVMGVFIGCCLPYYIADMLYLFFNVKIPRVVMDAVLCLSYVNSTFNPLIYAFFYPWFQKALKLIVTLKIFHPNSSRKKLIIVLGTAAPPAPASPPTPAAVLAAAPCLTCPRTNDEEELWSDAPGLPPPLLSLRWPPPRRAVAKGVYHQAVMTTDASKQGWGEVCDGQQFTSQACPTLRRTSTLGEAPRSRNGASTCLRYNNCRFGRADVDLFASAEGLSCPSSQCRVIEAMLRRAYEAQAACLRNTDSLLSLYIAQLAEAPDARPSTSGAHNLLGSWLQRQSYR